One segment of Strix aluco isolate bStrAlu1 chromosome 17, bStrAlu1.hap1, whole genome shotgun sequence DNA contains the following:
- the EPB41L1 gene encoding band 4.1-like protein 1 isoform X4 produces the protein MTTETGPGSEVKNAQEEAQQQQLEAAAHGPTAAAANPAGRDAEANEKPRAQADARNMEPGTEMEEKDYSETDGLSDKTTPSKTQKSPQKTTKKMKSALCRVTLLDGSEYECEVEKHARGQVLFDMVCEHLNLLEKDYFGLTFCDSDSQKNWLDPSKEIKKQIRSGPWNFAFTVKFYPPDPAQLTEDITRYYLCLQLRADIITGRLPCSFVTHALLGSYAVQAELGDYDAEEHVGNYVSELRFAPNQTRELEERIMELHKTYRGMTPGEAEIHFLENAKKLSMYGVDLHHAKDSEGIDIMLGVCANGLLIYRDRLRINRFAWPKILKISYKRSNFYIKIRPGEYEQFESTIGFKLPNHRSAKRLWKVCIEHHTFFRLVSPEPPPKGFLVMGSKFRYSGRTQAQTRQASALIDRPAPFFERSSSKRYTMSRSLDGEFSRPASVSENHDAGAEGEKRDEDGEFGSRRRSETEDEEVTTPTKIKELKPEHETTPRHKQEFLDKPEDVLLKHQASINELKRTLKEPNSKLVHRDRDRRLPSSPASSSPKHEDETPKGTPEKASETMEEDTLDDLASEHGASLSMESFTQKSLVSSPEGSEHWVFIERETPRLEAVALKKALGVKKEETHASSSEVKMSASISKVEMAVGKAKEVAGQEEPADAALDTRTRAKMIASPEDFESVWEDEIYEKETSGEPSQEAERLPAESAEDEPQEQSEEATTGEPGLPKPCHQPEERQRASNLGPEPPQGESEVVSKECTSAASRKPEARVPATATELVKIKVKASDDSSETSATQRIIYLGDPEGEEKDSKTHLLSETGGWLGLEETPESTVNVSREGSGHAAPVAEGFQPPSSASQQHRAVSGKPAEAPEQPGTGCPTSGWEEGLSLQQEKASAELTGCEAPKGDEALPCSREVGPEEMDLQSPKGGLKPCGLAGDGHKAEEHRGSPVQSLDFSTAVEGLSGRTGADGDKEESAKEVLQMEEIETKSPPSAVPQQGHPHTTAGLEGDKPSTPTPTSFPQQSSPAPAEPAPGAEPEGRDLSQGTSPVRGVGIPKDVNLSVEVAHKEASPVVSKGAPKDVSPVAEVTIPRGANPESEEEPQDMGFATWKLHRGASPVAGGPPQNTDAAAELIQVRDPATGEVAQDMDPVTAMATQRKVPATEEPLQEEKPMIKELSQDIGPISEKLTRDEGCGMEELSREKSLCLEELPPKAEESEEQTEAIIRDLPQEGPVAGGLLHTADPKAQEPPWDLEFNVGQDLQGRSPTVGETARDSDLALGQPLQDESPPKEAADVPHSHTPVAGLCQGSKTYRLSTLIYEGGGELHVSSGTHQIESGLLMCVAGRTGAVSQEHGDVTVAPGSWQDSESYRKTSVASKIKMFEQSEAERRAAQEGQERVPEAETSAKAKGKMGLAQDMVLNTGLASAPAVPVIPVGPASSGGSLALGQGAGSGDTSQPLSLKEDVSVDLEHEGEDSADLASPDSGCELTLAEAVSKSQEPSGEEKDLSDPSIKSILKEENLKTAVPVVFQRAGLREGAEEKAKPPRHRAPESDTGDEEQDQEKDSVFLKDNHLAIERKCSSITVSSTSSLEAEVDFTVIGDFHGTAFEDISRSLPELDKDKSETEDEGLVSLQHTDKVAPGLEEDVKGGEKVSQPSPDVSHLESSAPKTDAVTVGLGPGMKKPEADGSAPHQDHSTKAGKGAVPATDLRSLSPITSGSAGKEVLTSIFSATAETLSTSTTTHVTKTVKGGFSETRIEKRIIITGDEDVDQDQALALAIKEAKLQHPDMLVTKAVVYRETEPSPEERDKKPQES, from the exons ATGACGACAGAGACGGGCCCCGGCTCGGAGGTGAAGAACGCGCAGGAGGaggcgcagcagcagcagctggaggcggCCGCGCACGGCCCCACCGCCGCGGCTGCCAACCCCGCCGGCCGCGACGCTGAGGCCAATGAGAAGCCCAGGGCGCAGGCTGATGCCCGAAATATGGAGCCG GGCACAGAGATGGAGGAGAAGGACTACAGCGAGACAGATGGGCTCTCTGacaaaacaacccccagcaaGACCCAGAAGTCACCCCAGAAAACCACCAAGAAAATGAAGAGTGCTCTCTGCAGAGTGACCCTGCTTGATGGCTCCGAGTACGAATGCGAGGTGGAG AAGCATGCCCGAGGCCAGGTCCTCTTCGACATGGTGTGTGAGCACCTCAACCTCCTGGAGAAGGACTACTTCGGCCTGACCTTCTGCGACTCGGACAGCCAGAAG AACTGGCTGGACCCATCCAAGGAGATCAAGAAGCAGATCCGCA GTGGGCCCTGGAACTTCGCCTTCACGGTGAAGTTTTACCCTCCAGACCCTGCCCAGCTCACAGAGGACATCACAAG ATACTACCTGTGCCTGCAGCTCCGTGCGGACATCATCACGGGGCGCCTGCCCTGCTCCTTTGTCACGCACGCCCTGCTGGGCTCCTATGCGGTGCAGGCTGAGCTGGGCGACTACGATGCTGAGGAGCATGTGGGCAACTACGTCAGCGAGCTCCGCTTCGCCCCCAACCAGACGCGGGAGCTGGAGGAGCGCATCATGGAGTTGCACAAGACCTACCG GGGGATGACCCCCGGGGAAGCGGAGATCCACTTCCTGGAGAACGCCAAGAAGCTCTCCATGTACGGGGTGGACCTGCACCACGCCAAG GACTCAGAGGGCATCGACATCATGCTGGGTGTCTGCGCCAATGGCCTCCTCATCTACAGGGACCGGCTGAGGATCAACCGCTTCGCCTGGCCCAAAATCCTCAAAATTTCCTACAAGAGGAGCAACTTCTACATCAAGATCCGCCCGGGTGAG TATGAACAGTTTGAGAGCACCATTGGCTTCAAGCTGCCCAACCACCGCTCCGCCAAGCGTCTCTGGAAGGTCTGCATAGAGCATCACACCTTCTTCAG gctggtgtccccagagccaccCCCCAAGGGCTTCCTGGTGATGGGCTCCAAGTTTCGCTACAGCGGGCGGACGCAGGCGCAGACACGACAGGCCAGTGCCCTCATCGACCGCCCGGCTCCCTTCTTCGAGCGCTCCTCCAGCAAACGGTACACCATGTCTCGCAGCCTTGACGGAG AGTTCTCGCGCCCAGCCTCTGTCAGCGAGAACCACGACGCTGGGGCAGAGGGCGAGAAGCGGGATGAGGATGGTGAGTTTGGCAGCAGGAGACGGTCCGAGACAGAGGATGAGGAGGTGACCACCCCAACGAAAATCAAGGAGCTGAAG CCGGAGCACGAAACAACCCCCAGGCACAAGCAGGAG TTTTTAGACAAGCCAGAAGATGTTTTGCTGAAGCATCAGGCTAGCATCAATGAGCTGAAACGGACCCTGAAGGAGCCCAACAGCAAGCTGGTTCACAGGGACCGGGACAGGAGGCTGCCTTCCTCACCAGCCTCTTCCTCACCCAAGCATGAGGATGAAACACCAAAGGGAACCCCAGAAAAGGCCAGCGAG ACGATGGAAGAGGACACCCTAGACGATCTTGCATCTGAGCACGGAGCTTCCCTAAGCATGGAGTCTTTCACGCAGAAAAGCCTTGTCTCCTCTCCTGAG GGCTCGGAGCATTGGGTATTTATAGAGAGAGAAACTCCTAGGCTGGAAGCAGTAGCTCTAAAGAAAGCTCTGGGagtcaagaaagaagaaacacatgCAAGTTCTTCAGAGGTGAAAATGAGTGCGAGCATATCGAAAGTGGAGATGGCAGTAGGGAAAGCCAAGGAAGTGGCAGGCCAGGAAGAGCCTGCAGATGCAGCCCTGGATACCCGGACGAGAGCAAAAATGATTGCTAGTCCAGAGGATTTTGAGTCTGTTTGGGAGGATGAGATCTATGAGAAGGAAACCAGCGGGGAGCCCAGCCAGGAGGCAGAGCGCCTGCCAGCTGAGAGCGCAGAGGACGAGCCCCAAGAACAGAGCGAGGAAGCAACCACTGGTGAGCCAGGTCTGCCCAAGCCATGTCATCAGCCTGAGGAGAGGCAAAGGGCCAGTAATTTGGGGCCAGAGCCTCCCCAGGGAGAAAGCGAGGTGGTCTCCAAGGAGTGTACTTCTGCAGCCTCCAGGAAGCCGGAGGCCAGAGTGCCAGCCACAGCCACAGAGCTTGTTAAAATTAAAGTGAAGGCTAGTGATGACAGCTCGGAGACTTCTGCAACCCAGAGGATCATCTACTTAGGAGAtccagagggagaggagaaggataGTAAAACACACCTGCTCTCGGAGACGGGTGGATGGCTTGGCTTGGAGGAGACACCAGAATCTACTGTGAATGTGTCCAGGGAGGGATCTGGGCACGCGGCACCTGTGGCAGAAGGGTTCCAACCCCCTTCCTCAGCGAGTCAACAACACAGGGCAGTGTCTGGAAAACCTGCTGAAGCACCAGAGCAGCCTGGGACAGGATGTCCCACCTCAGGGTGGGAGGAAGGGCTGTCCCTACAGCAAGAGAAAGCATCTGCTGAGCTTACAGGCTGTGAAGCACCCAAGGGAGATGAAGCCCTACCATGCTCCCGAGAGGTGGGACCAGAGGAGATGGATCTGCAAAGCCCAAAGGGAGGCTTGAAGCCATGTGGCCTGGCAGGGGATGGCCACAAGGCTGAGGAGCACAGAGGGAGCCCAGTACAGAGCCTGGACTTCAGCACAGCAGTGGAGGGGCTCTCGGGAAGGACTGGAGCAGATGGTGACAAGGAGGAAAGTGCCAAAGAGGTTCTTCAGATGGAAGAGATAGAGACCAAGTCACCTCCATCAGCTGTGCCTCAGCAGGGCCACCCTCACACCACTGCGGGGTTGGAAGGGGATAAACCCAGCACTCCTACCCCTACGTCCTTTCCCCAGCAGTCCAGCCCTGCCCCTGCTGAGCCAGCCCCAGGCGCTGAACCTGAGGGCAGAGACCTGTCTCAGGGCACCAGTCCTGTAAGAGGTGTGGGCATACCCAAGGATGTGAACCTCTCCGTGGAGGTGGCACACAAGGAGGCAAGCCCTGTAGTCAGCAAAGGAGCACCTAAGGATGTGAGCCCTGTAGCAGAAGTGACAATACCCAGGGGTGCCAATCCTGAGTCTGAAGAAGAACCCCAAGACATGGGCTTTGCTACGTGGAAACTACACCGAGGTGCAAGTCCTGTTGCAGGAGGACCACCCCAAAACACagatgctgcagcagagctgatccAGGTCAGAGACCCAGCCACAGGGGAGGTGGCCCAGGACATGGACCCTGTCACAGCGATGGCAACCCAGAGGAAAGTCCCTGCCACAGAAGAGCCGCTCCAGGAGGAGAAGCCTATGATAAAAGAGCTCTCCCAGGACATAGGGCCCATTTCAGAGAAGCTGACCAGAGATGAAGGCTGTGGGATGGAAGAATTGTCCCGTGAGAAAAGCCTTTGCTTGGAAGAGCTGCCTCCCAAGGCAGAAGAATCAGAAGAACAGACTGAGGCCATAATAAGAGACCTGCCCCAAGAGGGTCCTGTGGCTGGAGGGCTGCTCCACACTGCAGATCCCAAAGCGCAAGAGCCACCCTGGGACTTAGAGTTTAATGTGGGACAAGATCTGCAGGGCAGGAGCCCTACAGTAGGAGAAACCGCCAGGGACAGTGACCTTGCTCTGGGGCAGCCTCTGCAGGACGAGTCTCCTCCCAAAGAAGCTGCTGATGTCCCGCACTCCCACACCCCTGTAGCAGGTTTGTGTCAAGGAAGCAAGACGTACCGGCTCTCTACCTTGATCTATGAAGGTGGGGGAGAGCTGCACGTGAGCAGTGGGACACATCAAATAGAGTCTGGGTTGTTGATGTGTGTGGCTGGGAGGACGGGAGCTGTATCGCAGGAGCATGGAGATGTCACTGTGGCCCCAGGTAGCTGGCAGGACAGCGAGAGCTACAGGAAAACCTCAGTGGCCTCTAAGATTAAGATGTTCGAGCAAAGCGAAGCGGAGAGAAGGGCAGCCCAGGAGGGACAAGAGCGTGTGCCTGAAGCTGAGACATCAGCAAAAGCAAAGGGGAAGATGGGTCTGGCACAGGACATGGTTTTGAACACAGGCCTTGCCTCAGCACCAGCGGTGCCAGTCATTCCGGTGGGACCCGCGTCCAGTGGGGGCTCCTTGGCCCTCGGGCAAGGGGCTGGTTCGGGAGACACCTCCCAGCCTCTCTCTCTGAAGGAAGATGTTTCTGTTGACCTGGAGCACGAAGGAGAAGACAGTGCTGACCTGGCCTCCCCTGACTCTGGCTGCGAACTCACACTGGCAGAAGCCGTG AGCAAATCTCAGGAACCaagtggggaagaaaaggatTTATCTGACCCGTCAATAAAATCCATCCTGAAAGAAGAGAATTTAAAGACTGCTGTTCCAGTGGTCTTCCAG AGAGCGGGCTTGAGGGAGGGCGCCGAGGAGAAAGCTAAGCCACCTCGGCACAGGGCTCCTGAGAGTGACACCGGCGACGAGGAGCAGGACCAGGAGAAGGACTCGGTCTTTCTGAAGGACAACCACCTGGCCATCGAGCGCAAGTGCTCCAGCATCACGGTCAGCTCAACCTCCAGCCTGGAAGCAGAGGTGGACTTCACAGTTATTGGTGACTTCCATGGCACAGCCTTTGAGGACATCTCCCGGAGCCTGCCTGAGCTGGACAAGGACAAAAGTGAAACAGAAGACGAAGGCCTGGTTTCCTTGCAGCACACTGACAAAGTAGCTCCCGGACTGGAAGAGGATGTCAAAGGCGGGGAGAAGgtctcccagcccagcccagatgTCTCCCATCTAGAG
- the EPB41L1 gene encoding band 4.1-like protein 1 isoform X1 yields MTTETGPGSEVKNAQEEAQQQQLEAAAHGPTAAAANPAGRDAEANEKPRAQADARNMEPGTEMEEKDYSETDGLSDKTTPSKTQKSPQKTTKKMKSALCRVTLLDGSEYECEVEKHARGQVLFDMVCEHLNLLEKDYFGLTFCDSDSQKNWLDPSKEIKKQIRSGPWNFAFTVKFYPPDPAQLTEDITRYYLCLQLRADIITGRLPCSFVTHALLGSYAVQAELGDYDAEEHVGNYVSELRFAPNQTRELEERIMELHKTYRGMTPGEAEIHFLENAKKLSMYGVDLHHAKDSEGIDIMLGVCANGLLIYRDRLRINRFAWPKILKISYKRSNFYIKIRPGEYEQFESTIGFKLPNHRSAKRLWKVCIEHHTFFRLVSPEPPPKGFLVMGSKFRYSGRTQAQTRQASALIDRPAPFFERSSSKRYTMSRSLDGEFSRPASVSENHDAGAEGEKRDEDGEFGSRRRSETEDEEVTTPTKIKELKPEHETTPRHKQEFLDKPEDVLLKHQASINELKRTLKEPNSKLVHRDRDRRLPSSPASSSPKHEDETPKGTPEKASETMEEDTLDDLASEHGASLSMESFTQKSLVSSPEGSEHWVFIERETPRLEAVALKKALGVKKEETHASSSEVKMSASISKVEMAVGKAKEVAGQEEPADAALDTRTRAKMIASPEDFESVWEDEIYEKETSGEPSQEAERLPAESAEDEPQEQSEEATTGEPGLPKPCHQPEERQRASNLGPEPPQGESEVVSKECTSAASRKPEARVPATATELVKIKVKASDDSSETSATQRIIYLGDPEGEEKDSKTHLLSETGGWLGLEETPESTVNVSREGSGHAAPVAEGFQPPSSASQQHRAVSGKPAEAPEQPGTGCPTSGWEEGLSLQQEKASAELTGCEAPKGDEALPCSREVGPEEMDLQSPKGGLKPCGLAGDGHKAEEHRGSPVQSLDFSTAVEGLSGRTGADGDKEESAKEVLQMEEIETKSPPSAVPQQGHPHTTAGLEGDKPSTPTPTSFPQQSSPAPAEPAPGAEPEGRDLSQGTSPVRGVGIPKDVNLSVEVAHKEASPVVSKGAPKDVSPVAEVTIPRGANPESEEEPQDMGFATWKLHRGASPVAGGPPQNTDAAAELIQVRDPATGEVAQDMDPVTAMATQRKVPATEEPLQEEKPMIKELSQDIGPISEKLTRDEGCGMEELSREKSLCLEELPPKAEESEEQTEAIIRDLPQEGPVAGGLLHTADPKAQEPPWDLEFNVGQDLQGRSPTVGETARDSDLALGQPLQDESPPKEAADVPHSHTPVAGLCQGSKTYRLSTLIYEGGGELHVSSGTHQIESGLLMCVAGRTGAVSQEHGDVTVAPGSWQDSESYRKTSVASKIKMFEQSEAERRAAQEGQERVPEAETSAKAKGKMGLAQDMVLNTGLASAPAVPVIPVGPASSGGSLALGQGAGSGDTSQPLSLKEDVSVDLEHEGEDSADLASPDSGCELTLAEAVSKSQEPSGEEKDLSDPSIKSILKEENLKTAVPVVFQRAGLREGAEEKAKPPRHRAPESDTGDEEQDQEKDSVFLKDNHLAIERKCSSITVSSTSSLEAEVDFTVIGDFHGTAFEDISRSLPELDKDKSETEDEGLVSLQHTDKVAPGLEEDVKGGEKVSQPSPDVSHLESSAPKTDAVTVGLGPGMKKPEADGSAPHQVEGGTPGSRDTTATAHAGTAETALATSDHSTKAGKGAVPATDLRSLSPITSGSAGKEVLTSIFSATAETLSTSTTTHVTKTVKGGFSETRIEKRIIITGDEDVDQDQALALAIKEAKLQHPDMLVTKAVVYRETEPSPEERDKKPQES; encoded by the exons ATGACGACAGAGACGGGCCCCGGCTCGGAGGTGAAGAACGCGCAGGAGGaggcgcagcagcagcagctggaggcggCCGCGCACGGCCCCACCGCCGCGGCTGCCAACCCCGCCGGCCGCGACGCTGAGGCCAATGAGAAGCCCAGGGCGCAGGCTGATGCCCGAAATATGGAGCCG GGCACAGAGATGGAGGAGAAGGACTACAGCGAGACAGATGGGCTCTCTGacaaaacaacccccagcaaGACCCAGAAGTCACCCCAGAAAACCACCAAGAAAATGAAGAGTGCTCTCTGCAGAGTGACCCTGCTTGATGGCTCCGAGTACGAATGCGAGGTGGAG AAGCATGCCCGAGGCCAGGTCCTCTTCGACATGGTGTGTGAGCACCTCAACCTCCTGGAGAAGGACTACTTCGGCCTGACCTTCTGCGACTCGGACAGCCAGAAG AACTGGCTGGACCCATCCAAGGAGATCAAGAAGCAGATCCGCA GTGGGCCCTGGAACTTCGCCTTCACGGTGAAGTTTTACCCTCCAGACCCTGCCCAGCTCACAGAGGACATCACAAG ATACTACCTGTGCCTGCAGCTCCGTGCGGACATCATCACGGGGCGCCTGCCCTGCTCCTTTGTCACGCACGCCCTGCTGGGCTCCTATGCGGTGCAGGCTGAGCTGGGCGACTACGATGCTGAGGAGCATGTGGGCAACTACGTCAGCGAGCTCCGCTTCGCCCCCAACCAGACGCGGGAGCTGGAGGAGCGCATCATGGAGTTGCACAAGACCTACCG GGGGATGACCCCCGGGGAAGCGGAGATCCACTTCCTGGAGAACGCCAAGAAGCTCTCCATGTACGGGGTGGACCTGCACCACGCCAAG GACTCAGAGGGCATCGACATCATGCTGGGTGTCTGCGCCAATGGCCTCCTCATCTACAGGGACCGGCTGAGGATCAACCGCTTCGCCTGGCCCAAAATCCTCAAAATTTCCTACAAGAGGAGCAACTTCTACATCAAGATCCGCCCGGGTGAG TATGAACAGTTTGAGAGCACCATTGGCTTCAAGCTGCCCAACCACCGCTCCGCCAAGCGTCTCTGGAAGGTCTGCATAGAGCATCACACCTTCTTCAG gctggtgtccccagagccaccCCCCAAGGGCTTCCTGGTGATGGGCTCCAAGTTTCGCTACAGCGGGCGGACGCAGGCGCAGACACGACAGGCCAGTGCCCTCATCGACCGCCCGGCTCCCTTCTTCGAGCGCTCCTCCAGCAAACGGTACACCATGTCTCGCAGCCTTGACGGAG AGTTCTCGCGCCCAGCCTCTGTCAGCGAGAACCACGACGCTGGGGCAGAGGGCGAGAAGCGGGATGAGGATGGTGAGTTTGGCAGCAGGAGACGGTCCGAGACAGAGGATGAGGAGGTGACCACCCCAACGAAAATCAAGGAGCTGAAG CCGGAGCACGAAACAACCCCCAGGCACAAGCAGGAG TTTTTAGACAAGCCAGAAGATGTTTTGCTGAAGCATCAGGCTAGCATCAATGAGCTGAAACGGACCCTGAAGGAGCCCAACAGCAAGCTGGTTCACAGGGACCGGGACAGGAGGCTGCCTTCCTCACCAGCCTCTTCCTCACCCAAGCATGAGGATGAAACACCAAAGGGAACCCCAGAAAAGGCCAGCGAG ACGATGGAAGAGGACACCCTAGACGATCTTGCATCTGAGCACGGAGCTTCCCTAAGCATGGAGTCTTTCACGCAGAAAAGCCTTGTCTCCTCTCCTGAG GGCTCGGAGCATTGGGTATTTATAGAGAGAGAAACTCCTAGGCTGGAAGCAGTAGCTCTAAAGAAAGCTCTGGGagtcaagaaagaagaaacacatgCAAGTTCTTCAGAGGTGAAAATGAGTGCGAGCATATCGAAAGTGGAGATGGCAGTAGGGAAAGCCAAGGAAGTGGCAGGCCAGGAAGAGCCTGCAGATGCAGCCCTGGATACCCGGACGAGAGCAAAAATGATTGCTAGTCCAGAGGATTTTGAGTCTGTTTGGGAGGATGAGATCTATGAGAAGGAAACCAGCGGGGAGCCCAGCCAGGAGGCAGAGCGCCTGCCAGCTGAGAGCGCAGAGGACGAGCCCCAAGAACAGAGCGAGGAAGCAACCACTGGTGAGCCAGGTCTGCCCAAGCCATGTCATCAGCCTGAGGAGAGGCAAAGGGCCAGTAATTTGGGGCCAGAGCCTCCCCAGGGAGAAAGCGAGGTGGTCTCCAAGGAGTGTACTTCTGCAGCCTCCAGGAAGCCGGAGGCCAGAGTGCCAGCCACAGCCACAGAGCTTGTTAAAATTAAAGTGAAGGCTAGTGATGACAGCTCGGAGACTTCTGCAACCCAGAGGATCATCTACTTAGGAGAtccagagggagaggagaaggataGTAAAACACACCTGCTCTCGGAGACGGGTGGATGGCTTGGCTTGGAGGAGACACCAGAATCTACTGTGAATGTGTCCAGGGAGGGATCTGGGCACGCGGCACCTGTGGCAGAAGGGTTCCAACCCCCTTCCTCAGCGAGTCAACAACACAGGGCAGTGTCTGGAAAACCTGCTGAAGCACCAGAGCAGCCTGGGACAGGATGTCCCACCTCAGGGTGGGAGGAAGGGCTGTCCCTACAGCAAGAGAAAGCATCTGCTGAGCTTACAGGCTGTGAAGCACCCAAGGGAGATGAAGCCCTACCATGCTCCCGAGAGGTGGGACCAGAGGAGATGGATCTGCAAAGCCCAAAGGGAGGCTTGAAGCCATGTGGCCTGGCAGGGGATGGCCACAAGGCTGAGGAGCACAGAGGGAGCCCAGTACAGAGCCTGGACTTCAGCACAGCAGTGGAGGGGCTCTCGGGAAGGACTGGAGCAGATGGTGACAAGGAGGAAAGTGCCAAAGAGGTTCTTCAGATGGAAGAGATAGAGACCAAGTCACCTCCATCAGCTGTGCCTCAGCAGGGCCACCCTCACACCACTGCGGGGTTGGAAGGGGATAAACCCAGCACTCCTACCCCTACGTCCTTTCCCCAGCAGTCCAGCCCTGCCCCTGCTGAGCCAGCCCCAGGCGCTGAACCTGAGGGCAGAGACCTGTCTCAGGGCACCAGTCCTGTAAGAGGTGTGGGCATACCCAAGGATGTGAACCTCTCCGTGGAGGTGGCACACAAGGAGGCAAGCCCTGTAGTCAGCAAAGGAGCACCTAAGGATGTGAGCCCTGTAGCAGAAGTGACAATACCCAGGGGTGCCAATCCTGAGTCTGAAGAAGAACCCCAAGACATGGGCTTTGCTACGTGGAAACTACACCGAGGTGCAAGTCCTGTTGCAGGAGGACCACCCCAAAACACagatgctgcagcagagctgatccAGGTCAGAGACCCAGCCACAGGGGAGGTGGCCCAGGACATGGACCCTGTCACAGCGATGGCAACCCAGAGGAAAGTCCCTGCCACAGAAGAGCCGCTCCAGGAGGAGAAGCCTATGATAAAAGAGCTCTCCCAGGACATAGGGCCCATTTCAGAGAAGCTGACCAGAGATGAAGGCTGTGGGATGGAAGAATTGTCCCGTGAGAAAAGCCTTTGCTTGGAAGAGCTGCCTCCCAAGGCAGAAGAATCAGAAGAACAGACTGAGGCCATAATAAGAGACCTGCCCCAAGAGGGTCCTGTGGCTGGAGGGCTGCTCCACACTGCAGATCCCAAAGCGCAAGAGCCACCCTGGGACTTAGAGTTTAATGTGGGACAAGATCTGCAGGGCAGGAGCCCTACAGTAGGAGAAACCGCCAGGGACAGTGACCTTGCTCTGGGGCAGCCTCTGCAGGACGAGTCTCCTCCCAAAGAAGCTGCTGATGTCCCGCACTCCCACACCCCTGTAGCAGGTTTGTGTCAAGGAAGCAAGACGTACCGGCTCTCTACCTTGATCTATGAAGGTGGGGGAGAGCTGCACGTGAGCAGTGGGACACATCAAATAGAGTCTGGGTTGTTGATGTGTGTGGCTGGGAGGACGGGAGCTGTATCGCAGGAGCATGGAGATGTCACTGTGGCCCCAGGTAGCTGGCAGGACAGCGAGAGCTACAGGAAAACCTCAGTGGCCTCTAAGATTAAGATGTTCGAGCAAAGCGAAGCGGAGAGAAGGGCAGCCCAGGAGGGACAAGAGCGTGTGCCTGAAGCTGAGACATCAGCAAAAGCAAAGGGGAAGATGGGTCTGGCACAGGACATGGTTTTGAACACAGGCCTTGCCTCAGCACCAGCGGTGCCAGTCATTCCGGTGGGACCCGCGTCCAGTGGGGGCTCCTTGGCCCTCGGGCAAGGGGCTGGTTCGGGAGACACCTCCCAGCCTCTCTCTCTGAAGGAAGATGTTTCTGTTGACCTGGAGCACGAAGGAGAAGACAGTGCTGACCTGGCCTCCCCTGACTCTGGCTGCGAACTCACACTGGCAGAAGCCGTG AGCAAATCTCAGGAACCaagtggggaagaaaaggatTTATCTGACCCGTCAATAAAATCCATCCTGAAAGAAGAGAATTTAAAGACTGCTGTTCCAGTGGTCTTCCAG AGAGCGGGCTTGAGGGAGGGCGCCGAGGAGAAAGCTAAGCCACCTCGGCACAGGGCTCCTGAGAGTGACACCGGCGACGAGGAGCAGGACCAGGAGAAGGACTCGGTCTTTCTGAAGGACAACCACCTGGCCATCGAGCGCAAGTGCTCCAGCATCACGGTCAGCTCAACCTCCAGCCTGGAAGCAGAGGTGGACTTCACAGTTATTGGTGACTTCCATGGCACAGCCTTTGAGGACATCTCCCGGAGCCTGCCTGAGCTGGACAAGGACAAAAGTGAAACAGAAGACGAAGGCCTGGTTTCCTTGCAGCACACTGACAAAGTAGCTCCCGGACTGGAAGAGGATGTCAAAGGCGGGGAGAAGgtctcccagcccagcccagatgTCTCCCATCTAGAG